The genomic region TGAGTTGTTTGATCGCACATTACATTGTATGTATGTGTCGTTCTAATTTTTGCCCAACTCGCTATTTAATTGTCAAAGACCTTGAAGGTTAAAGCGAACGATCTATAATACAGTGATCGTAAACTTTGTCAACCTTGCTTTGTCTATTTCAGAGAACTTTTCTCGCCGAAGCGAGAGGCACTTTCTATCTAAGAGCAAGCGCCCTGTCAACCACTTTCGTGATCTTTTTTGAAAGACTTGCTGACCACCCTTTCGGGAGGCGCGGCGAGCAATCTAGAAGATTGCGTTCCCGCTGTCAACAGCTTTCTAAAAATTTGTTTTTCAAAATCATCCTGCCGCGTTAAGCGACTTGATGCGGAGTGGAAAGCTAATCAATCACCCCGTGTCTGTCAACATCTTTTTGATTTTTTTTATTTGAAGCTGATTCAAATCGAATCACTCATTTAAAGTTGATCAGATGCCATCAGGCTCTGTGCTATCAACTTAACTACCTCAAATTTTCAATCATCTCAGCACCTTGTTTCCTCAGTGCGGTGTGGGAATCTAAGTGAACCCGCACCCGATGTCAACAACTTTTTAAGATCTTTTTCAGTTCAAATCGAAGCTACTCTTAAACGTCATACCCGTCAGGGCTGTATTCGTTTTAAAACCTCAACTCGTCCTATATTAAATGATCTTAGCACCTTACTTCCGTTTGGCGCGGAGAGAGAACCTATTCGGAACCCCTTCCAGTGTCAACAACTTTTTGATTTTTGTTTTGCTCAAGCTCTATTTATATAGAAGCTTGATTCAAGCGATGCTTTTTAAACTTATTCCAGCTCGTTTGCATCGATTTAAATATCAAAAAGTTCAATGATCACGTTGCCTTACTTTCGTTCAGCGCGGAGACGAAACCTAGTGAATTCATCCCCGAGTGTCAATCACTTTTTAAAACTTTTTTTGAAGCGCTCAACCAATTCGCTTGAAGTACTTCAGCAGGCGGCAGGGACTAATCAAAGTATGCGTTCTGCTCTCTTAAAATTCTAAAAAGTTCAATGATCACTGCGCCTTACTTTCGCTCAGCGCGGAGATGCAACCTAGTGAAACGTCCATCTCCTGTCAACCGTTTTTTTGCTTTAAAACAAAAAAAATCCCAGTCGCCCGCGAGCCAGTTTCTGGCCCTCAACAACCGGGAAGCAGGTTCTATAAAAACTACTCCTCTCCGTCAATACGTTTTTGAATTATTATTGCTATATCTTGAATGGAGATACAACGGAGAAAAACACGCCTTATATTATTAATTCGCAAAAAATTGGAGGAGTGACCACTCCGCATATTGCCTTTATTCTAAATAGGTATACAAACGAATTTCATTAAGGCAACAATACTCCCATTTAATCAACCCTAACAACATTTACGATCATGTTTTTCCTAGACCTCAATTCACAAAGAGCCCATCTGCTTCATGGCTTTAAGACAGGCCTTGCGGCCGTCATTGCCTACACAGCCGCACAACTTATGCATCTTAAATTCGGATACTGGGCTTCCCTGTCTGCTGTCATCGTTATGCAGATAAACGTAGCTGACTCTATCCGCATGTGTCTCTACCGTTTTTCCGGAACAGCTGTCGGAGCAGCAATTGCCATTGCCTGCATTATGATTTTTCCTGAAACTCCATATATGACAGAACTGGCATTATTCCTGTCCATGGGGTTCTGCGCATATATGACCAAATATAATGTCCGTTATAAAATGGCGGCAATCACAGCGTGCATTGTTTTATTAGCCAGTGTGGGAGAACCGGGAAGAGTAAGTTATGGTCTTTTCAGAGTTCTCGAAATTACCCTTGGAGTAACAAGCGCATTCCTAACAAGCGTCCTCATACTTCCATTGAGAGCCAGTGTGGCCTTAAAAGAATCCATACACGAACAATTCAATACCTGCGCAACAATATATGATACCATGATGGAAAGCTTTTTGGAGAAGCAGACCGGGCTTGATCCAGACATGCTTGAGTCCATCAACAGTAAAATTGTCAACAGCCGTGAACTATATATAAAGGTATTAAAGCACGAGAGCTACATATACAATGAAGACACTGAAATGCTCGGGCTTAAAGTCCGTACACTTGAAAAAAGTGTCGCCCATTTAAGAGCCATGCTCTACGCCTTAAACAATGTTAAAGGTCAAGGCTATGACATCATTATGAAAGATGAACTTCACCGAATGTCAAAAGCTATCTCAAACGCCATGAACGCTATCGGCTCCGATGAATTGCCTGACGATCAGGCCCTTTCATGTGCATTAAAGGAAAATCAGGACAAGCTTGCCGCATTACGTGAAGAGGGAGCAACCAGAAGGTTCTATCTTGAAAAGATGATCCAGTTTTTTGCATTTTACCATAGTGCGGAATTCATGTGCAAAGACCTGCTGGCTTATACCCTTGAAAGGAAGGAAGTGCATAAACGCCTTCATGAAGAATAAAAATCAAATTCCAATCAGAGCATTCAGCAAAACATCTGCTTTTGGCTTATCATACTTATGAGTAGATAGGATTTCTCTGACCTTAAGGTCTTTGCCATAATATTCTTCATTCAGCTTGTGCCGTGGTGAAAGAGCTCCACCACTATATGCCATAGCTCCCAGAAATCCACTGCTGCTTGTCAGGGTCAGAACATTTTCCCTGGCACTCAGTGTATCGCG from Maridesulfovibrio bastinii DSM 16055 harbors:
- a CDS encoding FUSC family protein, which gives rise to MFFLDLNSQRAHLLHGFKTGLAAVIAYTAAQLMHLKFGYWASLSAVIVMQINVADSIRMCLYRFSGTAVGAAIAIACIMIFPETPYMTELALFLSMGFCAYMTKYNVRYKMAAITACIVLLASVGEPGRVSYGLFRVLEITLGVTSAFLTSVLILPLRASVALKESIHEQFNTCATIYDTMMESFLEKQTGLDPDMLESINSKIVNSRELYIKVLKHESYIYNEDTEMLGLKVRTLEKSVAHLRAMLYALNNVKGQGYDIIMKDELHRMSKAISNAMNAIGSDELPDDQALSCALKENQDKLAALREEGATRRFYLEKMIQFFAFYHSAEFMCKDLLAYTLERKEVHKRLHEE